The Anas acuta chromosome 7, bAnaAcu1.1, whole genome shotgun sequence genome has a window encoding:
- the LRIT2 gene encoding leucine-rich repeat, immunoglobulin-like domain and transmembrane domain-containing protein 2 — translation MSSLGSGPQQDLFLRQGRLQLIGFASWRLLACLVQTLHSAFLKENMDPIIRHIFLLLLAFHKISTSFSSCVTGCSCSQDSFGRSLLCMSALLRKIPENIPQDIRKIRIENSHLTELPRRSFANVSALEYLWLNFNNITVMHIKSLEYLPALKELRLQGNKLSSVPWTAFQDTPALKILDLKHNRLDVLPEHALRYLPNLTYLDLSSNQLTVISRDVFYSWPIYQRSQRAEGQVEAISNVVLALHGNPWICDCRLRGFVQFIKSVGPPIILMNSYLTCSSPKFRAGKFFHEVELNSCMKPQTSALDTNLTVPVGLNVTLTCFVQASPSPAVWWTYALKLLRAFNVSTQPISEETVRSELLIPAAGPADAGNYTCTAANFLGNASVAITLHVGTPPASAPIPGWAPAAPAEPGAHVEVRIAKQTVYGITLEWFAAAAVAEPGETWYTLLVGRYDTAQKDAIYIGPGVNTYSVTDLLPATKYEVCVAVRNQAPRKGQCVVFVTGNDVSQLEQREKLIHIVVIVCAMVLAVPAGMYACTAEARPGCLTRCPAAWPRRRRGGQPPAAGSKESTLDSLPAGSQDGLCHPEGARGTRRPPAREEPERPGKARPPHRNSADLY, via the exons ATGTCTTCTTTAGGGTCGGGTCCCCAGCAGGATTTATTTCTGCGTCAAGGAAGATTACAGCTAATAGGATTTGCTTCTTGGAGGCTGTTGGCATGTTTGGTGCAAACCCTGCACAGTGCTTTCTTAAAGGAGAATATGGACCCTATTATTCgccacatttttcttcttcttctggcCTTCCACAAGATAAGCACTTCATTTTCATCTTGTGTCACAGGATGCTCTTGTTCTCAAGACAGTTTCGGAAG GAGTTTACTCTGCATGTCTGCACTGCTGAGGAAGATCCCTGAAAACATCCCTCAAGACATACGAAAAATTAGAATAGAAAATTCTCACCTAACAGAATTGCCTCGCAGGTCATTTGCAAACGTTAGTGCCTTGGAGTATCTCTGGCTCAATTTTAACAACATCACAGTGATGCATATCAAGAGCCTGGAATACCTGCCGGCTCTGAAGGAGCTGCGCTTGCAAGGGAACAAATTAAGTTCAGTGCCATGGACAGCATTTCAAGACACCCCAGCCTTGAAAATCCTGGATCTGAAGCACAACCGGCTGGACGTCCTTCCAGAACATGCGCTCCGCTATCTGCCCAACCTGACCTATTTAGATCTATCCTCAAATCAGCTTACTGTCATATCCAGGGATGTCTTCTATAGCTGGCCTATCTACCAGAGAAGCCAGAGGGCGGAGGGGCAGGTAGAAGCTATTTCCAATGTTGTCCTGGCCCTTCATGGCAACCCATGGATTTGTGACTGTCGCCTGCGGGGATTTGTCCAGTTTATCAAGTCAGTTGGCCCACCTATTATTCTGATGAATTCTTATTTAACTTGTTCAAGTCCGAAATTCAGGGCAGGGAAATTTTTCCATGAAGTGGAGCTCAACAGCTGCATGAAGCCACAAACCTCAGCCCTTGACACCAACCTGACAGTCCCTGTGGGGCTGAACGTCACCCTGACCTGCTTTGTGCAAgccagcccttccccagccgTCTGGTGGACCTATGCACTCAAACTTTTAAGAGCATTTAATG TGTCCACCCAGCCCATCAGCGAGGAGACCGTCCGCTCCGAGCTGCTgatcccagcagcagggccagcagatGCTGGCAACTACACCTGCACTGCCGCCAACTTCTTGGGCAACGCCTCGGTGGCTATCACCCTCCACGTAGGCACCCCGCCAGCCTCCGCCCCCATCCCGGGCTGGGCCCCTGCTGCCCCCGCAGAGCCAGGCGCCCACGTGGAGGTGCGCATCGCCAAGCAGACGGTCTACGGCATCACCCTGGAGTGGTTCGCGGCAGCAGCGGTGGCAGAGCCAGGGGAGACCTGGTACACGCTGCTGGTGGGCCGCTATGACACCGCCCAGAAGGACGCCATCTACATTGGCCCTGGCGTCAACACCTACTCGGTGACCGACCTGCTGCCTGCCACCAAGTACGAGGTCTGCGTGGCTGTCCGCAACCAGGCGCCTCGCAAGGGCCAGTGCGTTGTCTTTGTCACGGGCAACGACGTCAGCCAGCTGGAGCAGCGCGAGAAGCTCATCCACATCGTCGTCATTGTCTGCGCCATGGTGCTGGCCGTGCCTGCCGGCATGTATGCCTGCACCGCCGAGGCCCGTCCTGGCTGCCTGAcacgctgccctgctgcctggccccgccgccgccgtgggGGCCAGCCGccggctgcaggcagcaaggaGAGCACGCTGGACAGCCTGCCTGCCGGCAGCCAGGACGGGCTCTGCCATCCCGAGGGTGCCCGCGGCACCCGGCGGCCCCCAGCCCGCGAGGAGCCCGAGCGGCCTGGTAAGGCCCGGCCGCCCCACAGGAACAGCGCTGACCTCTACTAG